Part of the Aptenodytes patagonicus chromosome 2, bAptPat1.pri.cur, whole genome shotgun sequence genome, ttgggtcagctgtcctggctgtgccccctcccagcttcttgtgcacctccagccttctcagtcggtagagcatgggaagctgaaaagtccttgactagtgtaagcactacttagcaacaactaaaacatcggtgtgttatcaacattattctcatcctaaatccaaaacacagcactataccagctactaggaagaaaattaactctatcccagctgaaaccagaacagcTGGAGTGGCCACCATGCAGTTTCATAGGGTGTCCTCTGCCTGAAAAATCATGTGTGGTTGCCACATAACCTGTCCACATGTGCAGCTGCTCCCATTTGCCTGCTGCTGCTAACAAAGGGAGTGAGCAACTAAAGATGCTAATGAGAGAGGCCTCTAACGTGTGTTACAAGCGGTGGAAAAGCAGAAGGTGACAGAGAAGCCCTGGAGTGACTGAGGAAAGCAGGCTGAGTCTAGAAGGAGCACCTCCAGGGTGCTGGGGTAATGCACAGAGATACGAATGAAAGGGGATGGCTGCAGAGTACTTCTGCCAGAGAGTATAAGCAGGTCATCTCTGCAGTTCCTGTCTTGTCTTCCTTTCAGGTCTGGTCGTGCTGGGATGGTGACGCTGCTCTTTAGGGTTGTTCGTACTGAGAGTCTTCTGGGGCTCTGGAAAGGTGTCTCTCCAGTAAGTGGCTGTTTTAACCctgacttctaaaaataaatacataaataaaccTACCATTTATTACTAAGTATGGACTGGATTTAAATAGCCAGCTCTTGTACAATTATGAATGAAACCCTGTGATTTAGATGGTTAAATCCCATTTTAAGGAGTTAATGTTGTGAATTCCACTGATTAGGTCATAGCAGTCGCTGGATTTGCAGTCCTGAGCAGCTGAACACTTGAATACCATTGCAAATGTGAGTTGGCAACTGCACCAACCTCATTTTGTTTTGGAATATTTTGTTCCTAGAAAACTGCAGCTGAGGAATGCATTAAATCCTGGCATCATTTGAATCAATTGGCTCTCAGTGCTGTAAATGATTTTTACCTTGTCTTCTTTACTCAGCATATTAGCTGAGGAAAAATCACTAAAGTGATTTTGTTTTGGTGCAAAGCTTCCTGTCAAGTTTAACAGTCTCTGAAATGTTCTGTAGTACATTTTGTCTTAtgtgtgctttttatttcttcatctgcttctgtttcttctgaagtcCTTTGCAAGATGTATTCCTGGAGTGGGGATTTACTTCAGCACTTTGTACATGATGAAGCAAAAGTTTCTAGTGGACCGTTCACCCACAGCCCTGGAGTCTGTCTTTCTGGGTGCCACCGCACGTGCAGTATCTGGGATTTGCATGTTGCCAGTGACTGTAGTGAAGACCCGATATGAGGTGAGTGTGACTTCCCTGTTAATGATGTCACACCCCTTCCTCATGTTGAAAAAGAAACTCTTCCATCTGGAGAAGGTTGCTGCCACTTGAGTACAGTCAGGGATGTAGTTCTGATTTCATCCTGGTTCACACATTGTGCAGGAAAAGCCATGCACTGATTTTTAGGCAAGAAGTATAAGATGAAACAGAATTCACCCTGAGATTTTTAAGTTTCAGTTATATACAATGTGTAATTTTAGCGTCTTTCTTATTTTACCTTCTTGAAGGATTGTTTTAAAGGCTGAGGTAGGTGGAACCCAGTTTTTGCCTTGGGCTGTCCTCTGCTGCCATCTCGGTCATCACATGGAGCGCATACTAACAATTGTTTGGACAGGGTGGCCTTGGGGTGTGTGTAAGGCTCCTTGGCCTGTGCCTGGCTCATGGGTGACTGACCATTGTGTACCCGTGCAGAGTGGAAGATTTGGCTATGGGAGTGTATATGGAGCGCTGAAGAATATCTATCAGACGGAAGGGGCTCGTGGCATGTTCAGCGGGCTCACCGCAACGCTGCTGCGGGATGCACCCTTCTCTGGGATCTACCTGATGTTCTACACACAGACCAAAAACTTCACACCTCAGGGTAAGGCTGAACCTTGGAGGCTGTAATGGGAGATGTTTCTTTTGTTGCATCTTCCCCTGCAGTTGACTGCCTGCATGCTCTGCTTATTGCCCTCTACCTCAGTAGTTAAATTAGTCTCTTGTAGGGCTTTAGGTGGGACATTCACATTTTCCTGTGGAGAACTGTAGACCTATAGCTCAGGTCAGTGTAGAAATGGAAATTGGCCCTAAATTGATTGGTTGTCTTTAGGAAGACTGATGCATAAGGTGGGTTAGTGAACAGTTGAAAGAGAGGATGTATTCAGCCGTCCTTTCTGCTGCACGTTGTCCTGTATACTGATCAGTTTCCACTAACCCCGGGGTTTCTCTGATGTTAGAACTGGCTGGGGCAACACCTGCACAATCTTTCCTTCTCTGGGTTCCTGTCAAATTCAGTTCCCCAACAAGTGAAGTTTTTTAATAGTGCTAACTTCTGACTTGTAGCCACTTTTCCCCTTGAAAGGTTTCTCTACCCTGCATGGATTTTAACTTCTCTTAGACTCCGACATTGATTTAATCATTCAGTAGCTTTTCACTCTGTCATGCGGCATGAGTATTCCTGGCCTGTTTTGTGTCTGAGTGCATTCCCTTTGCTCTGTTGCAGACCAGCTGGATCCAATGCTCATGCCCTTGCTGAATTTTGGCTGTGGGATCTTTGCGGGAATCTTGGCCTCACTGGCAACACAGCCTGCTGATGTCATCAAAACACACATGCAGCTGTCCCCCCAAAAGTACCACAGGACAAGCCAGGCCATTGCCTTCATCTACAAGGTGAGGTGAATCCTTTCTAATATGCGCAATCACAGTCTCACTTCTGATCTCCTCGCCCAAAGCACAGCTATGATGAGAAAGTTGTCTTTTAAAGGAGGTGAACAAATGTGACTGCTTGATGTGCTCTTGCAGTCAGGCTGATCAGTGTCAGCATTTTCAGAAGCTGAGGTGGGTCATGCTGTGGGAGACTGAGGCTGAATCTCTTGTCACTGGTTTATGTGCGGACTTTTTCAGTAATAACTGGAAAGTACTCTGGTTGATGGTCCGAAAGCAGTCAGAGGCTTCAGTCCAttccttgcttttccttgtaATTACAGAGGTCCTTGTCACTACTCAGATGTGTTTCTTGCTCCTCTTGAATGGATTGCAAGGCAGTGAGCTTGCTCCATGATTATTCTTGCCGTTCCTCAGTCCTGTATCTGTTTTCACAAAATTACAGATGATGGGGAATTGGAGAGCAAGCTCAGAGTACCGGAGCACAAAGGTGGGCATATTCCAGCAAGCATCTCTCCACATAGGTCTGCTTCATGTTTCAGGCTGGTGAATGATTTCACTTCAGTTCTGTCTGTTACGTATTGATTCTTACACTGGTAGTGATGGAAAGCACTTAGTTTATTTCATCTTAACTTCATTTCAGTTTAGCTTAGTATGTAGGCTTGGAGGAGCTGTACTTAACAGCTGCTGCCGCCTGTGGTTTATTGGTGTAGGCACATCTGTGATTACCACGCTGGGGCAAAGGGTTTCTTTAGTATGTAGCGTGAAATGCCAGTTTCAGATATAAGCCAGCTACAGAACAATTCTGTGCCCTTTGGAcactaaaagagaaataaatgcccAGATCTGTATCCCAGGAATGGGATGGAGATACACTCAAAGCCCACCTTTCCTGTCCTGCCCTCAGAAGGGCAGATCTTGGCAGGTTTGCTTTGTTTCCATATTGAATTCTATTCctaaacagaaatctgtttatttgtgcatgggtttttttgtgcatgGTACATTTTTCTcatatcagaatttttttttacatcagtacTTAGAAATCTCAGTCTTTACAGAATAGCTAAGTGACTTTTGTAAATATGAAGCTGTAAAACAAGGACAAGTCATTTTCCTGAAGTGTCTTGAAACTGTTACACCCTCACCTTCTCTTTGTTGGGCTTGAGTGTGGCTTTCCCCATCCATTGTTCCCATCCTGGCATTCCCTTCTCCACGCACTGCTCTTCTTGCTTTCTTGGGTAGCCCTGCAATTGCACAGTGCTACAGGTTCTTCCTAAACATTAAATGCTATTTAATCCTGGGTCTTTCAGAAACTGATCTGGGTCTGAGCTGAAATATATCCTGTGCTGTTCCATGTAATAAATGATGAGAAATTAAAGCACTAGAGGCAGATTATGATGGATTGCTGTTTGTTTATCTCCTGTTGCAGGACTTCGGGTTGGTTGGCTTTTTCCGAGGTGGTGTGCCCCGTGCCCTCAGGCGGACTCTGATGGCAGCAATGGCATGGACAGTGTATGAACAGATGATGGAAAAAATGGGCTTGAAATCTTGACTGTCTTGCACAAGAAATGACCAGCTTCACTCCTCCTGCTTGCCGTGATCAGCTGGCACTAGGAAGTTCCCAGTTCCACAGAGGAATAAGCCTTGCTCAGCCAGGAGGAAGAAAGCCCTTCTGAGACAGGGGATTAGGCCTTTTGACAAGTAGAGGAAAAAAGGATCGGATCTTTGCGTCATTTGATCAGTGCCTTCCAGAAGGACTGCACTTGCAGACTGCCACGGGAAATGGCAGCGTTTCCACAGCCTGGTGACTACGCTGAGAGAAAAGccccttttaaaaatagctctgtgCTCACTACCTTTATGCAATGAGACACCGCTGAGCAAAAGTGTTTGAGGAGAAAACAGTGATTGCAGAACCTGCCAGCCTGTTCCTTGCTGGTCTGGCCAGTAAGGCCACAATGACCCACCGTCTGATGTAGATCCTCCTTCCACATATGCTTTGTTCTCACAGGGGAACGTTGCAGACCACGGTGGGAGACTGGATGTGTGCTTCTGTCGCAGGAGTGGGTGGAAGAGAAATGGAAGTGCTGAAGGAAAGCTAGGAACACGGTGTCTGTCATCGCTTTTGCACTGTGCATAATAGCAGAGAAGGTAACTGGAACCTCCTTGCTGTGTCATGTGTTATTATGTAATTGAGCATCTTAACACTCTTGAAATGTGCTTCTGCCTCTACAGCAGTGTTTGCACAGGAATTAAGAAGCATAAGGCACTTTAGAGTTGATTGCTCCCAAAGTTCTACTtgttctctgaaaaatatttttcctgctggTCTGACTATATCAGGAAcactcaagtattttttttattcagttgtaCTAGAGACTTATTTGCTTCCTATTATTCATTTGTTAATCCCAGATCAACACGCTCAGTGCAAGCTGGTCCTTAGATGTTGCTTTTAGGGTCATAGCTTATAATGCATAAATGTATAATGGAAGCAGATATAGATACTGACACTTCAGATTTCCCTTAAAAGCTGCTGCTGATTGCATGTAGAGTATCTTTGGGTTTGctcttttctgaaagctttctCCAAAGTTTGAGACCTATGAGTGTTTGGTAGGGAACTTTAATTCTCTTTGGGCTCCACTCAGTCCCTTCACAGTTTCCCAGCTGATCACTTTCTTTTAGCAGGTAGTCCATATTTCAGTACTCCTGAGTTTAGACTTAGagataaatacacttttttcatCCACTGTGCCTTCTTCCTCATTCCTACTTTGTTACAAAGACCTCATAGTGCGTGCTGTCCAAACTTGGGTACAGCCTGCTCCCCTCTTCACTTGTGCCTCTGTGCTGGCTGTCTGGGTTGGGACTCTTGCAGCTCCATTGGCGTTGCCGCAAAGCTGGGTATAGAAGTGTGCATCCTGTTCTGTAGCGTGCCTTGCAGAAAACAtagctttggcttttattttcttaagtacCTAGGGATATTACAATTCACTTTAGAAACAGAGCAGATGTCTCTGAATATGAAGACATGACACTGTAGCTGTACAAAAAACCGGTACTACCTACCTGTTGTTCGTAAAATTTAGAGTGTAATTTGCACAATCACTGCCTGCCCTGGCAATCTCCTGAGCACAAGAGTAGAGGGGACGTGGATAGTAAAAGACGTTCTTTATCAGATTCCAACTCCAAGAAGGTTTGATGGCTGATGTGAAAGTTAAGTCTGAGTAAAGCGTAAGGGGACAGGCTGGAGGCTTGGAAGGTGCTGCCTGTTTTTAGCCTCAGCCCATCTGCGAGGGGAGACTGGCACTATGCAGTGCAGGAGTCTCCAAGAATGGTGGTGGAGGGTCCCGTGTGCACATGTCAATATGTTAATAATAGAGCACTGCATCAAATCATTCCACGTTGTGACTGACGAGCTGTCAGattccctctgctgcttctcactgTCAGGCATGTAGGCACATCATTTGCCGAATCCTAAATATGAAGAACTGttcctttcttttgctgtccCTCCTACCCTTAGTGACCTGAACTCGTGAGGGTGCATGAAACAGTGGTAACTGCACATCCTGCTGTTTGTTATCCTGAGCACTACTGGCACAGAGAGCTGGAGAACCAAGTCTAGGATTGCTGACCGGGCAGAGTAGGTGGCAATTACATGAGTTACCTCATATGTCTTTTGCTTCCCTATGCATGGGATCAAACCAACATATTATACTGGAAGCCTGAATTTATTTGGGGCTTTCTTAATCTGGTGTGTGAGTTGGATCTGTTGTTCATCCTGGGCTGTGGCAGTCAAGGGCTGTGTATGGTGTCACCTGCAAGGTGCTTCACGAATATTTTAGTTCCTGATTTAGCAATGGCAAAGCAGCGTGCAACTTGTGCAGATAGAAACTTAGGCTCTTAAAAATGAGGCAAGGGAGCAAAGAATGCCAGGTGATAAATCTTGAATTAAGTAACGTCCTCATCAGAAACTTGAAATGCATAAACACTTCAGTGGCTTTTATGCCCTATACTCCTGCCTGGTCACGTAACAAAGGAAGAACTAGGGAATTTATTCTGATGTGCTAGTGTCTTAAAGTctactgggttttgtttgtttgtttgtttttttaaatctggattcAGGCCTAAAGCAGCGTTAgcttttcctttgggaaagtTCTTCCATTCCTCTCACTTTGTGGAGAATGAGGAGGCTCTTTGTTGTTGCAGTAGAGTGAAAAAGTATATGCTTTTGACTTGTGAATTAGCCTGGGCTCCTCTGAGTTTAAGAAATAGAGAAACTAAACTGCACTGTGTTTCATCAACCCCTGGTGCTGCAAATCCAAAAACTTCTCTACATGTGAGCTGGGGAGAGTGAATTTTGCAGTGCAagtttgttgcttgtttttctttattatttctgttgTCAGGTCTCTCATATATAGGGGAAGTGAAAGCCTGAAGTTCTGTTTCACTGTCTTCTGAAAGCTGTATCACATAGGGAGGCACAAGACTATTTGTCAGCTCTGATTCTTCTCCCCTATTCAAAAACATTGTTTCTAAGCTGATTTATTGAAGTTACTTCTTGATAGATATAGCAAGTCAAGAAAAACAAGTGTGCAGACTTGAAGTTTAGATGTATTGTCCTTGAGGTTGTATGCTTCTAATTAACAACAAATGGTCACTATACAACCTAAATGCAAAGTAAATCAAATAAAAGATCCGGACACGGGTGCTTAATCACCTACCTGCATCATGCCAACAATTCAACACTAACAATCCTATCAGATAATCATTTCCAAAGCCATCTTAGCTTGGATTCCAGAGAAGGTGGTGTGATCCCTTCTATATATGGCAGGATCGCAGTCAGATCCCTCTCGGAATGACCTCCGTTGCTGGCAATACACTATTGGTGAACGTGCactggctctgcctgcccctgcagCTGTAGTGTAAGAACACAATTCATTGACATGTTGAGGCAGTCAGTATTTAAGTGAAGTGTAAGGACACAAGAGAAATAGTCTGATTGTTTATGTTTTAGAAACTTCACACTTCCTGtgccaatgatttttttttttttccttgcactgtTTAAACAGAACTGGAGCTTTGGAACATTGCATAGGTTTGAGTATTGTGAGTGTTTATGtgtctatataaaatatttatgtgagAAGGTGTATTATATGTTTGTATTAAAAACTGGTTGACAAAATGAACCATGTCATCTCttcaatgtttctttaaaaaaaacaaaccccaaaccaatcaAACCCACAAGGGATGGGATGGAATAGAGGcttaagaaagcaaaagaagtttCCCAAGATGACAGGACTGTTGGATGAGTTCAGAGCCCATACAAGGCAATGCATATTCTCTTTTTCTGTGGGGTATAAGATACACAGGCTGTGCTAGTACAACCTAAATCAGCTTtacttaaatggaaaaaacacaTAGCAATGGGGAATCTTGTCTTTTTCACAgcttcctctgcctgcctgctgtgtGTAAAGACTGATGGAAATTGAATCTCCGTACCAGCTGGTGAAATACCCGCTTTTACGACAGTGGGGTTTTGAGCACTCTGGGGAGAGACTGTTTTTTAATCTCCTGCCAACCAGGTCTTTGCTACTCAGGCAGTCTGATCTCAGCAGGGGACCAGAAATTGTACCTGGGGCCTAATTCTCTGCTGCGAGGCATAGTGCAAGGTGATGCTGGATTGCTGGGATCTCCTCTTGCTTTCACAGCATGGCCCTGGGATTCAGTAGGAGGCAGGTTGTGCTAAGCAAAACATCAATATTGTTGATACTGAGATGTACATCTTCCAGATGTGAAGATCCCAAACCTCTTCTCTTTTTAGATGTTGCCTAGATGATGCATTCTTACATGGAACAATTTTCACGAAGAACTACCTGTAACAGACTTGCCAGACTGCCCTGGTGTGCAGCTTTGTGCCAGCTGGACCCGAACTGCTTATGCAGGTACCTGATAGCAAATTAGGCTTGTGATAGTGCCTGCTCTTAAACACCGGGCTGCCCAgagctctcctgctgccttgGAGAACCACCTCCAGTGTAGAGGGTGTTTCTGCTCACGCTGCTGACAGCTGCCCCAGTTGTGAGAAGAGAGAGCAGGCAAGCTCCCTAACCCTCTTGGGTAGTGGAgggtgggaaagagagaaaaggaacgGTTTAAAGGCACTGTCCTTGTCATAAAACATTGAATTATGGATCTCCCTTTCACCTAAAAACCAGACAAatgctttgcttgcttttttaatttttatttttaatgtattatgtGCTATGCATAATCACTGACACCAGTACCGAGCAGAAAATATTCCtcatctcacacacacacacatatatacgtgTGCTTTTGCAAAACCAGTGTGGAGCTCTTGAATATGCTTATCCCTTCTAGCATTGCTTCTGGTTTCAAAGTATCGAGCTGATTTTCCATATTGCACTGtttcttattttctaattttatcaCTATAAAATGCTTTGGGAGATTTTATCATAATGCATTAAGGAATTTTagtaaaaatgatgaaaaaacaGTAAGAGGTTAAAGTGAGACCCCACAACTTTTGTGACAGATGTTAGGCCTAATTCTAGCTTTGTAGAACTAGAAATAAGAAGGGAATAGATTTGCCAAAGTATGTTTCCCCAAGACATGAAAGAATTAATAACAAACCTTTGAAACACAAGCCAAGACGTTATTTACAAAGAAGCATGGTATTGTGCAGCTTCACGGGAGGTGGGTCGATCTCCCTGGGTTCCTCTTTGTCTTCTGGAGGGTCCAGTGCCAGGGCTTCCACACCATCTGTTGGATGACACCCATCGGCACTTTCGGTGGGATAGATACTGCCCAAACATCTTTCTTCCTGAGCCTCTTCCCAAGATGCACCATTCGATCCATTCGTCACAGGACCCCTTTTGGCAGCGGAGAACACCTGCACTGCAGCCCAGTGGCTCTCTGCCACCACTGGGGCATCCTGTTACAGCCCCCTACTCCAGTTTGTGGGGGAATAGACTGAATTCAAGGAGAAAGCTACTGGTAAACACTCTACGCTAAAATTGTTATTTGGCATTTACGTGTGTATCAATAAATATGTGGCCTAATTGCATGTGTGTCAGGCCCATAGATTTGGGAAATGCTTTTGTATCCGCCTTTCACACAGAGTTGCTTTCTGCCCACAGGCTTCATACTTGATGTGATTTgtctgctccccctccccccccccccc contains:
- the SLC25A38 gene encoding mitochondrial glycine transporter isoform X2, whose amino-acid sequence is MPGREAEMHPVLKAFVCGSISGTCSTLLFQPLDLLKTRLQTLQPAVNGSGRAGMVTLLFRVVRTESLLGLWKGVSPSFARCIPGVGIYFSTLYMMKQKFLVDRSPTALESVFLGATARAVSGICMLPVTVVKTRYESGRFGYGSVYGALKNIYQTEGARGMFSGLTATLLRDAPFSGIYLMFYTQTKNFTPQDQLDPMLMPLLNFGCGIFAGILASLATQPADVIKTHMQLSPQKYHRTSQAIAFIYKDFGLVGFFRGGVPRALRRTLMAAMAWTVYEQMMEKMGLKS
- the SLC25A38 gene encoding mitochondrial glycine transporter isoform X1 is translated as MLWKPSPPLLRAQDVEDPVETLVMHPVLKAFVCGSISGTCSTLLFQPLDLLKTRLQTLQPAVNGSGRAGMVTLLFRVVRTESLLGLWKGVSPSFARCIPGVGIYFSTLYMMKQKFLVDRSPTALESVFLGATARAVSGICMLPVTVVKTRYESGRFGYGSVYGALKNIYQTEGARGMFSGLTATLLRDAPFSGIYLMFYTQTKNFTPQDQLDPMLMPLLNFGCGIFAGILASLATQPADVIKTHMQLSPQKYHRTSQAIAFIYKDFGLVGFFRGGVPRALRRTLMAAMAWTVYEQMMEKMGLKS